The Pelosinus sp. IPA-1 genome includes the window GCGGGCAGTTTTAAGCAAGCTAAATGTTTCAAGAAAAACGTGTTTATAGCCTTTTTCGCGGCAAAAGTCTAATGCCATTGTGACGAGTCTATGCCCTAAGCCTCTGCCGCGGATTTCAGGCTCAATTAAGAAATATCTTAGCTGTGCAGTCGAATTATCAGACTTGACGATTACTACGCTACCGATAGGTTTGTTTTCTATTTCTGCGATTAACATGCATTCATAGTTTATATCATAGTGCTTTGCGAAATGATGTAAACCTTTGTCTACATAATCTCTAAAAACGGAATTTAACCCATATTCCTCTTCGTATAAGACGCAATGTCGGGAAAGAATGTAATCAATATCTGAGGCAATAAAATTTCGTATTATAATTGGGTTAACACGATCTGATATGATGTTTTTAATTATTTCCATTGCCTCTGTAACTTTTGTAAGTTGAGTCTCATCTAAAGGGTGAATTAGAGAAGCAATGTGCTCATCGGATTTTTGGTTGAGACTTGCGATTGTTTCATTGCCTTTCACTGTTAAAGTAATCAAGTTTATTCGATTATCTTTTTTAGATTGAACTTTTGTAATAAGTTGGTTTTTTTCTAAAGCTTTGATAATTCTACTCATATAACTGCGGTCTATATTTAGGCGAGTTGCCAACGCATTGGAGGTACAATGCGTTATTTTGCTTATCTCAAGCAGTACACGAGCCTCTGTTAAGGAGTAGCCACTCTCTAGAATATGCTGGTTAAGTAATCCTAAAATATTGGTATAAAATCGATTGAAACTCCTGATCTTATGAATACAATCTAGATTATTTTGCATAATTCATTCTCCTAAAGTTAATTGTGGACTTTGTCCTCTAATTAGCTTATGAAAAATAATGGACTTTGTCAACAAATTTTTGTTGGGGAAGAACGATTCAATGTAACTAATTATATAATGAACTAGCAACTCAAACATGTGTGATAATTAGATAGAAAAGTATTAGCGTAAAAGCTAATACTTTTTTTTGAAGCAGTAAAAGGGAGAGTCCTGTGCTTTAC containing:
- a CDS encoding helix-turn-helix domain-containing GNAT family N-acetyltransferase → MQNNLDCIHKIRSFNRFYTNILGLLNQHILESGYSLTEARVLLEISKITHCTSNALATRLNIDRSYMSRIIKALEKNQLITKVQSKKDNRINLITLTVKGNETIASLNQKSDEHIASLIHPLDETQLTKVTEAMEIIKNIISDRVNPIIIRNFIASDIDYILSRHCVLYEEEYGLNSVFRDYVDKGLHHFAKHYDINYECMLIAEIENKPIGSVVIVKSDNSTAQLRYFLIEPEIRGRGLGHRLVTMALDFCREKGYKHVFLETFSLLKTARHIYKSHGFTLTSSHENPTWGENILEERWDLDL